In one Winogradskyella sp. MH6 genomic region, the following are encoded:
- a CDS encoding DNA/RNA non-specific endonuclease yields the protein MNKKRLYSIIAIIILIAIYVFEHYLNSEEKSAIVEEGKQPKTETNEYFLPSSTTGQVVHHQNYSLSYSEPHEQAEWVAYELKSSHLSTTNFERPYFEIDNAVKSGAAHWRNYKQSGYDRGHLCPAGDRRFSKAAHDETFLTSNISPQEHQFNSGVWNRLEQKVRYWSKKYDGVFIVTGGILKDGLKTIGEEQVAVPNQFYKIVLDNTNGKPKVLAFLLNHKDSDLPLYKFVVSVDEVEKLTGIDFFPELDDVIENKIEASSSYKGWSF from the coding sequence TTGAATAAAAAGCGACTATATTCCATAATAGCTATCATAATTTTGATAGCTATTTATGTTTTTGAACATTATCTAAATTCAGAGGAAAAATCGGCTATAGTTGAAGAAGGTAAACAACCCAAAACAGAAACCAACGAATACTTCTTACCTAGTAGCACAACTGGTCAGGTGGTACATCATCAAAACTATTCATTGTCTTATAGTGAACCACACGAACAGGCAGAGTGGGTGGCTTACGAGTTGAAGTCCTCACATTTGAGTACTACGAATTTTGAAAGGCCATATTTTGAAATTGATAATGCGGTAAAAAGTGGAGCAGCACATTGGAGAAACTATAAGCAATCGGGTTACGATCGAGGGCATCTTTGTCCTGCAGGAGATCGTAGGTTTAGTAAAGCAGCACACGATGAAACCTTTTTAACCAGTAATATTAGTCCGCAAGAACATCAATTTAATTCTGGTGTATGGAATAGATTAGAACAGAAAGTAAGGTATTGGTCTAAAAAGTACGATGGTGTTTTTATTGTTACTGGAGGAATTTTAAAAGATGGCTTAAAAACTATTGGTGAAGAGCAGGTTGCTGTACCAAATCAGTTTTATAAAATTGTTTTAGATAATACCAACGGAAAGCCTAAAGTGTTGGCGTTTCTGTTGAATCATAAAGACTCAGATTTGCCATTGTATAAGTTTGTGGTATCTGTAGATGAGGTTGAAAAATTAACAGGAATAGATTTCTTCCCAGAATTAGATGATGTTATCGAAAATAAAATTGAAGCGTCGAGTAGTTACAAAGGCTGGAGTTTTTAG
- a CDS encoding glycosyltransferase family 2 protein produces MNFYIVIPAHNEDAFIGNTLDSLANQTLLPKKLIVVNDNSTDQTEAIVDGFSKTYPWISQVISKSSDQHLPGSKIINAFYKGFESLDDNYDVICKFDADLIFPNNYLETLANHFNKNPKLGMASGFCYIEKDNQWIFENLTNKDHIRGALKAYGKTCFNQIGQLKRSMGWDTVDELLAKFHGWDILTDESLHVKHLKPTGQSYNKASKYLQGEAMYKMRYGFWITLISAIKLASKKGNFRLFSDYMAGYFKAKSSKTEFLVSKDEGKFIRNLRWEGIISKFKYGR; encoded by the coding sequence TTGAATTTCTACATCGTCATACCAGCTCATAATGAGGATGCCTTTATTGGCAATACATTAGATTCACTAGCCAATCAAACGCTTTTGCCTAAAAAGCTGATTGTGGTTAATGATAATTCTACAGACCAAACAGAAGCTATTGTTGATGGTTTTTCAAAAACTTATCCTTGGATTTCTCAGGTGATTTCAAAATCATCAGATCAGCATTTACCTGGTTCAAAAATCATAAATGCCTTTTACAAGGGTTTTGAATCTTTAGATGACAACTATGATGTGATTTGTAAGTTTGATGCCGACCTTATTTTTCCGAATAATTATTTAGAAACGCTGGCTAATCATTTTAATAAAAATCCTAAACTTGGTATGGCTTCTGGTTTTTGTTATATCGAAAAAGACAACCAATGGATTTTTGAAAACCTTACTAATAAAGATCACATTAGAGGTGCACTAAAAGCTTATGGTAAAACCTGCTTTAATCAAATTGGGCAACTAAAACGTTCTATGGGTTGGGACACTGTAGATGAGTTATTGGCAAAATTTCATGGTTGGGATATTCTAACAGACGAATCACTTCATGTAAAACACCTGAAACCTACAGGACAATCTTACAATAAGGCTTCTAAATACCTGCAAGGCGAAGCGATGTATAAAATGCGCTATGGTTTTTGGATTACTTTAATTTCTGCTATAAAATTGGCATCCAAGAAAGGCAATTTTAGGTTGTTTAGCGATTACATGGCTGGCTATTTTAAAGCTAAATCTTCAAAAACTGAATTTCTGGTTTCTAAAGATGAAGGTAAATTTATTAGAAACTTGCGTTGGGAAGGGATAATATCAAAGTTTAAATATGGTCGATAG
- a CDS encoding class I SAM-dependent methyltransferase has translation MYEKTYPNKRFKLTLLFLKKHVSNSETILDLGVKNPFSEIMLSEGYTVENTKGEDLDEDRSTIENTSTDVVTAFEIFEHLLSPYEVLKSIKSEKLVISVPLRLWFASAYRSKTDKWDRHYHEFEDWQLDWLLEKTGWKIIDRQQWTNPVKKFGIRPLLRRFTNRYYIIYAERISE, from the coding sequence ATGTACGAAAAAACATATCCTAACAAGCGATTTAAACTCACTCTTCTGTTTTTAAAAAAACACGTCTCAAACTCTGAAACCATTTTAGATTTAGGAGTAAAAAATCCATTTTCGGAAATTATGCTTTCTGAAGGTTATACTGTTGAAAACACCAAAGGCGAAGACCTTGATGAAGACCGTTCTACAATAGAAAATACTTCTACCGATGTTGTTACTGCTTTTGAAATTTTTGAACACTTACTCTCCCCTTACGAGGTTTTAAAATCAATTAAGTCTGAAAAACTTGTTATTAGTGTTCCTCTGAGATTATGGTTTGCCTCTGCATACAGAAGTAAAACCGATAAATGGGACAGACATTACCATGAGTTTGAAGATTGGCAACTCGACTGGCTATTAGAAAAAACAGGTTGGAAAATTATTGATCGTCAACAATGGACAAATCCTGTAAAAAAGTTTGGAATAAGACCACTTTTAAGACGCTTCACAAATCGGTATTATATTATCTACGCTGAAAGAATTTCCGAGTAG
- a CDS encoding 3-oxoacyl-ACP synthase III family protein, with the protein MGIKITGTGSYIPKSIEKNEDFHQHQFLNADGSTIDYPNEVIVEKFKDITGIVERRYADDQLVASDIGFLAAQKAIDDANIDPETIDYIICAHNFGDVKANTIQSDILPCLASRIKHSLRIKNPKCVAYDILFGCPGWVEGVIQAQAYIKAGMAKRCLVIGAETLSRVVDKHDRDSMIYSDGAGASIVEATDDNDGILAHESASFTYDEAYYLFFGNSNNKDLCPDTRYIKMHGRKIYEFALTNVAQAMKDCLEKSGVDISEVKKVLIHQANEKMDEAIIKRFYRLFKAQAPEGIMPMSIHKLGNSSVATVPTLFDLIRNNKLEDHQINKGDVIIFASVGAGMHINAIVYRY; encoded by the coding sequence ATGGGAATTAAGATCACAGGCACTGGCAGTTATATTCCAAAGAGCATAGAAAAGAACGAAGATTTTCACCAACATCAATTTCTAAATGCAGACGGTTCTACAATAGACTATCCAAATGAAGTCATCGTAGAAAAATTCAAAGACATTACAGGTATTGTTGAGCGTCGATATGCAGACGATCAGTTAGTCGCTTCAGACATTGGTTTTCTTGCCGCACAAAAAGCTATTGATGATGCCAATATAGATCCTGAAACAATAGACTATATTATTTGCGCACACAATTTTGGTGATGTAAAAGCCAATACTATTCAAAGTGATATTTTACCATGTTTAGCTTCACGTATCAAACACAGTTTACGTATTAAAAATCCAAAATGTGTGGCTTATGATATTCTTTTTGGTTGTCCTGGCTGGGTAGAAGGTGTTATACAAGCTCAAGCTTACATCAAGGCTGGTATGGCAAAACGTTGTCTTGTGATTGGTGCAGAAACTTTATCTCGTGTTGTAGACAAACACGATAGAGACTCTATGATATATTCTGATGGTGCTGGCGCAAGTATTGTTGAAGCAACAGATGACAATGATGGTATTTTAGCACATGAGTCAGCTTCATTCACTTATGATGAAGCATATTATTTGTTCTTTGGAAACTCTAATAATAAAGACTTATGTCCTGACACGCGCTACATAAAAATGCATGGACGCAAAATCTATGAATTTGCGCTCACTAATGTAGCACAAGCCATGAAAGATTGTTTAGAAAAAAGTGGTGTGGACATTTCTGAAGTAAAGAAAGTACTTATCCATCAGGCTAACGAAAAAATGGACGAAGCCATCATTAAACGTTTTTACAGACTTTTTAAAGCGCAGGCTCCAGAAGGTATTATGCCAATGAGTATTCATAAACTTGGAAACAGTTCTGTTGCAACAGTACCTACCCTTTTCGATTTAATAAGAAACAATAAACTCGAAGATCACCAAATCAATAAGGGAGATGTTATTATATTTGCAAGTGTTGGCGCTGGTATGCATATCAACGCTATTGTTTACAGATATTAA
- the gcvP gene encoding aminomethyl-transferring glycine dehydrogenase, giving the protein MDTTSFALRHIGPNQDEKKAMLNTIGATSIDQLVSETIPAGIRLQKDLDLKPAMSEQEYLNHINKLSQLNKVYKSYIGLGYHPSNLPAVIQRNILENPGWYTAYTPYQAEIAQGRLEALLNFQTMVIDLTGMEIANASLLDESTAAAEAMSLLFAIRDRAQKKAGVNKFFVSDLVLPQTISLLETRAIPIGIELEIGNEAEYNLSDEYFGALLQYPGKNGQITDIKSFIEKANAQNIKVAVAADILSLIKLEAPGKFGADVVVGTTQRFGIPMGYGGPHAAYFATKEAYKRDVPGRIIGVTKDTDGNRALRMALQTREQHIKRDKATSNICTAQVLLAVMAGMYAVYHGPKGLEFIANKVQNTTATLASALENLGLEQVNTHYFDTIQIKADPVKVKYEAEKKEVNFYYPDNNTVTIAINETTTISDLNEIISIFEAVTETTTDEITSISEANTIPDHLKRQTEFLTFDVFNAYHSETELMRYIKKLERKDLALNHSMISLGSCTMKLNAASEMLPLSWPSWGNMHPFAPKEQAAGYQLMLNTLENQLTEITGFAATSLQPNSGAQGEFAGLMVIKAYHESRGDHHRNICLIPSSAHGTNPASAVMAGMKVVVTKASEDGNIDVDDLREKAELHKDNLSALMVTYPSTHGVYESAIKEITQIIHDNGGQVYMDGANMNAQVGLTNPGNIGADVCHLNLHKTFAIPHGGGGPGVGPICVAEQLVPFLPGNPIIKTGGHQSISAISAAPFGSALVCLISYGYISMLGAKGLKQATEAAILNANYIKERLEGFYPTLYTGENGRAAHEMIIDCRDFKANGIEVTDIAKRLMDYGFHAPTVSFPVAGTMMIEPTESESKAEMDRFCDAMISIRQEIDNASKEEPNNVLKNAPHTLDMLTSDEWLLPYSREAAAFPLEYIRDNKFWPSVRRVDDAYGDRNLMCSCAPIEDFIEA; this is encoded by the coding sequence ATGGATACGACCTCTTTTGCACTTAGACACATTGGCCCAAACCAAGATGAAAAAAAAGCTATGCTAAACACCATTGGTGCTACTAGCATAGATCAGTTAGTTTCAGAAACTATACCAGCTGGCATACGTCTTCAAAAAGACTTAGATTTAAAACCAGCAATGAGTGAGCAAGAATATCTTAATCACATTAACAAATTATCTCAACTTAATAAAGTTTATAAATCTTACATTGGTTTAGGATACCACCCTTCTAATTTACCTGCAGTTATACAACGTAATATTTTAGAAAATCCAGGTTGGTATACAGCTTACACACCTTACCAAGCAGAAATAGCTCAAGGTCGTTTAGAAGCTCTATTAAACTTCCAAACTATGGTTATTGATTTAACTGGTATGGAAATTGCCAATGCATCCCTTTTAGATGAAAGTACTGCAGCTGCAGAAGCAATGAGTTTATTGTTCGCAATTAGAGATCGTGCTCAGAAAAAAGCAGGTGTCAATAAATTCTTTGTCTCAGATTTAGTCTTACCACAAACTATTTCCTTGTTAGAAACCAGAGCAATTCCGATTGGTATAGAATTAGAAATTGGTAATGAAGCTGAGTATAATCTATCTGATGAATATTTTGGTGCACTTTTACAATATCCAGGTAAAAATGGACAAATCACAGACATAAAATCCTTTATTGAAAAAGCTAATGCACAAAATATCAAAGTAGCTGTAGCCGCAGACATTTTAAGCTTAATTAAGTTAGAAGCCCCAGGAAAATTTGGTGCGGATGTGGTTGTTGGTACTACACAACGTTTTGGTATACCAATGGGTTACGGTGGTCCACACGCTGCTTATTTTGCAACAAAAGAAGCATACAAGCGAGACGTACCTGGTCGTATTATAGGTGTTACAAAAGACACAGACGGCAACAGAGCTTTGCGTATGGCATTGCAAACCAGAGAGCAACATATCAAAAGAGATAAAGCGACCTCTAACATTTGTACAGCTCAGGTATTATTAGCTGTTATGGCAGGAATGTATGCAGTATATCATGGACCAAAAGGTTTAGAGTTTATTGCTAATAAAGTTCAGAATACTACCGCAACTTTAGCTTCTGCTTTAGAAAATTTAGGCTTAGAACAGGTAAACACACATTACTTTGACACTATTCAAATAAAGGCAGATCCTGTAAAAGTAAAATACGAAGCTGAAAAGAAAGAAGTTAATTTTTATTATCCAGATAACAATACTGTTACTATTGCTATAAATGAAACAACTACAATTTCAGACTTAAATGAAATTATTTCAATTTTTGAAGCAGTAACAGAAACAACTACAGATGAGATTACATCAATTTCTGAAGCTAACACAATTCCAGATCACTTAAAACGCCAAACAGAATTTTTAACTTTTGACGTTTTTAACGCTTACCATTCTGAAACAGAATTAATGCGCTATATCAAAAAATTAGAGCGTAAAGATTTGGCATTAAATCACTCTATGATTTCATTAGGGTCTTGTACTATGAAGCTTAATGCTGCATCAGAAATGTTACCTCTTAGTTGGCCAAGTTGGGGAAATATGCACCCATTTGCTCCAAAAGAACAAGCTGCTGGTTACCAACTAATGCTAAACACATTAGAAAACCAGCTTACCGAAATCACTGGTTTTGCTGCAACATCTTTACAACCAAACTCTGGTGCTCAAGGTGAATTTGCTGGTCTTATGGTTATTAAAGCCTATCACGAATCTCGTGGAGATCATCATAGAAACATTTGCTTAATTCCATCTTCTGCACACGGAACAAATCCAGCAAGTGCAGTTATGGCAGGTATGAAAGTAGTTGTAACAAAAGCATCTGAAGATGGAAATATCGATGTTGATGATTTAAGAGAAAAAGCAGAATTACACAAGGATAATCTTTCTGCATTAATGGTAACCTACCCTTCTACTCATGGTGTTTACGAATCTGCAATTAAAGAGATTACACAAATCATCCACGACAATGGCGGACAAGTTTATATGGATGGTGCCAACATGAATGCACAAGTTGGTTTAACCAATCCTGGAAATATTGGTGCAGATGTTTGTCACCTCAACTTACACAAAACCTTTGCTATTCCTCACGGAGGAGGTGGACCTGGTGTTGGCCCTATTTGTGTTGCAGAACAACTAGTACCATTCTTACCTGGTAACCCAATTATTAAAACCGGTGGACATCAATCTATTTCTGCAATTTCTGCAGCTCCTTTTGGTTCTGCATTAGTATGTCTTATTTCTTATGGTTACATCTCAATGCTAGGCGCTAAAGGATTAAAACAAGCGACCGAAGCAGCCATACTTAATGCCAATTATATCAAAGAACGTTTAGAAGGTTTTTATCCAACCTTATATACAGGTGAAAATGGTAGAGCCGCTCACGAAATGATTATAGACTGTCGCGATTTTAAAGCCAATGGTATAGAAGTTACAGATATTGCTAAACGCTTAATGGATTATGGTTTCCATGCTCCAACAGTATCTTTCCCTGTTGCAGGTACTATGATGATAGAACCAACAGAAAGTGAAAGCAAAGCTGAAATGGATCGTTTTTGCGATGCCATGATTTCTATCCGTCAAGAAATAGATAACGCTTCTAAAGAAGAACCTAACAATGTATTAAAAAATGCACCTCACACGTTAGACATGTTAACTTCAGACGAATGGCTATTACCATATAGTCGCGAAGCAGCAGCATTTCCTTTAGAGTATATTAGAGACAATAAGTTTTGGCCAAGTGTTAGACGAGTTGATGATGCTTATGGAGACAGAAACTTAATGTGTAGTTGTGCTCCTATTGAAGATTTTATAGAAGCTTAG